A single window of Mangifera indica cultivar Alphonso chromosome 18, CATAS_Mindica_2.1, whole genome shotgun sequence DNA harbors:
- the LOC123201567 gene encoding uncharacterized protein LOC123201567, translating into MKLSTKPISSPGRVEKYPPPLMRFLRSNVGSRSRGRSRASPMFVVLPKKTAAIETQEPTSPKVTCMGQVRVRRSKQPGKRTGAPTKGRCKWMKKAFLCRHFDWKIKPKSLRPVWRKCVMFFRMSFRSRNGSKIREESWKTESKFGSTNEGFVQEEDAKVFVSPSFTPPRNALLLTRCRSAPYRSSSLAGRFWGSPLASEETEQEEAKTARTEWQNRGVENPTSGRESICRDSDHELKMDPETEEKLGFFKEFDAPINKIKERFINFQEVKIEETVTVRPLTLTRCKSEPARAGERLDADMIF; encoded by the coding sequence ATGAAGCTTTCGACAAAGCCTATATCGAGTCCGGGTCGGGTTGAGAAGTATCCGCCACCGTTGATGCGGTTCTTGAGAAGCAATGTTGGGAGCAGAAGCAGAGGGAGGTCACGTGCAAGCCCTATGTTTGTTGTGCTCCCGAAGAAGACTGCCGCCATTGAAACTCAAGAACCCACCTCACCCAAGGTCACGTGCATGGGACAGGTGCGTGTCAGACGGTCAAAACAACCAGGGAAACGAACTGGAGCCCCGACTAAAGGTCGGTGTAAGTGGATGAAAAAAGCCTTCCTTTGCCGCCATTTTGATTGGAAAATCAAGCCCAAGTCGTTGAGACCCGTTTGGCGAAAGTGCGTAATGTTTTTTCGTATGAGTTTCCGAAGTAGAAATGGAAGTAAAATTAGAGAAGAATCGTGGAAAACAGAATCGAAATTTGGAAGTACAAATGAAGGCTTTGTTCAGGAAGAAGATGCTAAAGTGTTTGTGTCACCTTCTTTTACGCCGCCGAGAAACGCTTTGTTGTTAACAAGGTGTAGATCTGCACCGTACAGGTCATCATCGTTAGCTGGTAGGTTTTGGGGGTCGCCACTAGCAAGTGAAGAAACAGAGCAAGAAGAGGCAAAAACAGCTAGAACAGAGTGGCAAAACAGAGGAGTCGAGAATCCCACATCTGGAAGAGAGTCCATTTGCAGAGATTCGGATCACGAATTGAAAATGGATCCAGAAACTGAGGAAAAGTTGGGATTTTTCAAAGAATTTGATGCtccaattaataaaattaaagaaaggtttataaattttcaagaaGTAAAGATAGAGGAAACAGTAACTGTTCGGCCTTTGACACTCACTAGGTGTAAATCGGAACCGGCCAGAGCCGGAGAGAGGCTCGATGCTGATATGATTTtttag
- the LOC123202302 gene encoding beta-1,4-xylosyltransferase IRX9-like: protein MERSKKKAQLWKKAIVHFSLCFVMGFFTGFAPTGTMQKYAPEPDETFHPEIKIQPPSNVYRTLVAETTTLEKSPTMVDHIEEEKQPKEKPRRLVIIVTPTNKRDKFQNVFLQRLANTIKLVSPPLLWIVVEGQSDSDEVSRILRKTGIMYRHLVFKENFTEPEAELDHQRNVALKHIEQHRLSGIVHFAALSNVYDLRFFDELREVEVFGAWPMAFLTANKQKVKIEGPVCDSSQVIGWHLKKMNNETDERPPIHVSNFGFNSSILWDPERWGRPSSLQQASQNSIKFVKQVILEDEIKLQGLPPEDCSKIMLWSLNLPKATSPSQDFQGISFQYNSRR from the exons ATGGAAAGATCTAAGAAGAAAGCTCAGTTATGGAAGAAAGCTATAGTTCATTTTTCTCTGTGTTTCGTTATGGGATTCTTCACTGGCTTTGCTCCAACTGGTACAATGCAGAAATATGCTCCAGAGCCGGATGAAACGTTTCATCCGGAGATAAAAATTCAACCCCCAAGCAATGTCTACAGAACCCTTGTGGCTGAAACGACGACTCTGGAGAAATCTCCAACAATGGTGGACCATATTGAAGAGGAAAAACAACCCAAGGAGAAGCCAAGAAGACTTGTAATTATCGTGACGCCGACGAATAAGAGAGATAAGTTTCAGAATGTGTTTTTACAGAGACTAGCCAATACTATAAAGCTGGTTTCGCCGCCGTTGTTGTGGATAGTTGTGGAAGGACAGTCGGATTCCGATGAAGTGTCGCGAATATTGAGAAAGACAGGGATCATGTACAGGCATTTGGTTTTCAAAGAGAATTTTACTGAGCCAGAAGCGGAGTTGGATCATCAACGAAACGTTGCGCTTAAGCACATTGAGCAACACAGGCTAAGTGGAATCGTTCATTTCGCCGCCCTTTCCAATGTTTATGATCTCCGCTTCTTCGACGAGCTGCGGGAGGTTGA GGTTTTTGGGGCGTGGCCAATGGCGTTTCTGACGGCGAACAAACAGAAGGTGAAAATTGAAGGGCCTGTGTGTGATTCTTCACAAGTAATTGGATGGCatttgaagaagatgaacaatGAAACAGATGAGAGGCCTCCAATTCATGTTTCAAATTTCGGCTTCAACAGTTCTATTCTTTGGGATCCTGAGAGATGGGGTCGCCCGTCCTCCCTTCAGCAAGCCTCCcag AATTCAATCAAATTCGTGAAACAAGTTATTCTTGAAGACGAGATAAAGTTACAGGGATTACCCCCTGAAGATTGCTCAAAAATCATGCTATGGTCTCTCAATTTACCCAAGGCCACGTCACCAAGTCAAGATTTTCAAGGAATTTCCTTTCAGTATAATTCTCgtagataa
- the LOC123201348 gene encoding lipid phosphate phosphatase gamma-like — protein sequence MALKAISLTHVRYQKGDQLGQFLAWVSLVPVFISFGGFVSHFMFRRELQGIFFAVGLLISQFINEVIKTSVQQARPETCALLEMCDSHGWPSSHSQYMFFFAVYFSLLSCKGIGLWGMKNRWFFNVLNWILAVLTMYSRVYLGYHTVAQVFAGATMGILVGAGWFWVVNSYLFFYFPAIEESAAGRFFYLKDTSHIADVFKFEYDNARSARKDNYRDYKSN from the coding sequence ATGGCTCTAAAGGCCATTAGTTTGACGCACGTGCGGTACCAAAAGGGCGATCAGCTTGGCCAGTTCCTCGCGTGGGTCTCACTCGTGCCGGTCTTCATTAGCTTCGGCGGCTTCGTTTCACACTTCATGTTTCGTCGCGAGCTTCAAGGCATTTTCTTCGCTGTCGGTCTCTTAATCTCTCAATTCATTAACGAAGTGATAAAAACGTCGGTCCAACAAGCTCGGCCCGAAACGTGTGCGCTTTTAGAAATGTGTGATTCCCACGGCTGGCCCTCGAGTCACTCTCAATACATGTTCTTTTTCGCTGTCTATTTTAGTCTTTTAAGCTGTAAAGGAATTGGACTTTGGGGGATGAAGAACAGGTGGTTTTTTAACGTTCTGAACTGGATTTTGGCTGTGCTGACTATGTATTCGCGGGTGTATTTGGGGTACCATACAGTGGCTCAAGTGTTTGCCGGGGCTACTATGGGGATTTTGGTTGGAGCAGGGTGGTTCTGGGTGGTGAATTCttacttgtttttttattttccggCGATTGAAGAGAGTGCTGCGGGGAGATTTTTTTATCTCAAGGATACTTCTCATATTGCCGATGTGTTTAAGTTCGAGTATGATAATGCGAGATCTGCTAGGAAAGATAATTATAGGGATTATAAGAGCAACTGA